The genomic DNA GAAAATGGAAATGATTCTGTAAAGCAGGCATTATATTTACTTTCTAAATTAGAAACTTGTCTCACATTTTCAATGAGTGGATCAGGTCCTACATGCTTTGCACTCTTTAAAGATATAGAGACTGCTAAAAAAGCATTAACTGCAAATTATAAATTGTTTAGAAATAAAGGTTACGATTCATGGGTTTGCACTTTCCTTGAAAAAGGAATAACATTCATTTAAATTTTTTTATACAAAATTTTATTGTGGCTGATAATAGTAAGGAGAATATTGAAAAAAACATTCCCGAAAAAGGACCATTAAATTTTATTGTAGGATCATTAACAAGTTTTTTATTATTTATTTTTTTTTATTTTTTAAGTAATAAAATTGCAATTTATTTTTCAGTACATAAACCATCTAATACTTCTGAAATAGTCCAAAATATCTCTTCTAGTATTAATACCTTAATAATTGGATTATCATTTTTGCTAACTTTCTCTTTTGCTTTTATAGGGATAGGACTTTTTATTGTATTTATTCGCAGTTTTTTTCTGAAGAAAAATTGAATTGCCAATATTATTAAGAAAACACTTTCTTTGAATGTCTCTACATGACTTAGGCCTTTTAGTCCTTTTGCTTTCACCTGGAATGATTTTATCAATATTACTACTCATAACCTTCGCTGAAGGAGGTTGAATTATTCAAAGTGGTAGGATTATATATGTGATTAATTAGGTAATTAATTGTGGCTGGAACATTATTATTTAATGCTTTGAAAGAGGCAATTGATGAAGAAATGGCAAATGATGTAAATGTTTGCGTTATGGGGGAAGATGTTGGTCAATATGGAGGATCATATAAGGTAACTAAGGATTTATATGAAAAATATGGTGAGTTAAGAGTCTTAGATACACCAATTGCAGAGAATAGTTTTACAGGTATGGCTGTGGGTGCAGCAATGACTGGCTTAAGACCAATAGTAGAAGGAATGAATATGGGTTTTTTGCTTTTAGCTTTTAATCAGATATCAAATAATATGGGTATGCTTAGATATACAAGTGGCGGAAATTATAAAATACCAGCAGTAGTTCGAGGACCTGGAGGAGTTGGTCGTCAACTTGGTGCTGAGCACAGTCAAAGACTTGAAGCATATTTTCATGCAGTTCCTGGCATAAAGATTGTT from Prochlorococcus marinus XMU1402 includes the following:
- a CDS encoding DUF3082 domain-containing protein, translating into MADNSKENIEKNIPEKGPLNFIVGSLTSFLLFIFFYFLSNKIAIYFSVHKPSNTSEIVQNISSSINTLIIGLSFLLTFSFAFIGIGLFIVFIRSFFLKKN